The Nostoc cf. commune SO-36 genomic sequence TCAGGATTTTAATAGTCAAGTTCAAGTAGCTATCAATCGTGTTCAGCCAGAAGAAATGCTATTTGATGTCATGAGTTGGGTTAAAGAAGCTAAGTTTGAAAGTGTGAACGTAGACCTTATTTATGGTTTACCCTATCAAACACGCGAGACATTTCGAGAGACTTTGAAAAAGACTGTTGAGTTAGACCCTGACCGAATTGTTGTCTTTAACTTTGCTTATGTGCCGTGGATTAAACCTACACAAAAAAATATTCCTCAAGAGGCGCTACCCGCAGCAGAAGAAAAGTTAGAGATTTTGAAAATGACCATTGAAGAATTGACAAATAACCAATATTTATTCATTGGGATGGATCATTTTGCTAAAACTAATGACGAACTAGCGATCGCTCAACGCAATGGCACTCTTAAACGCAATTTCCAAGGCTACACTACCCATGCTGAGACAGAATTATTTGGTTTTGGTGCCACATCCATCAGTATGCTAGAAGATGCTTATGCTCAAAACCACAAGGAATTGAAGGATTATTATCAGGCACTTGCAGCAGATACTTTACCTGTTAGTAAAGGTATTAAACTTACTCAAAATGACATCATCAGACGGGATGTTATCATGGGTATCATGTCTCACTTTCAGCTTCATAAGCAAGACATTGAAAACAAATATCAGATCAGTTTTGATGAATATTTCTCTGAGGAACTAGAGGCGTTAAAACCACTAGAAGCCGATGGTCTAGTCAGTTTATCAAAAAATCAGATCCAGATTACAGACATCGGTAGATTGCTAGTGAGAAATATTGCCGTAATATTTGATACTCACACAAGAATGCGAGAGACAAAATTCTCCCGTGCCATTTGATATTGGGCTGCCGCAAGTCAAGACGCGGCAACCCAATGATGGATATTTACAGCATCTAGCTGGCTGAAAATAAGATTTTAAATGAGTTCGAGCTTAATTTTACACGTATTGGCAGTGCCATACCCCTAATACCTTGCAATATAATGTTGTAACGCACTTAAATGCGAAACACTATATTTAGTAATTATCATAAACTTATTAATTAACGTTTTTTTATTACTCTGAAAAAATAAAATATTTGTAGGTTGGGTTAAGGAACAAAACCCAAAAACTCCCTAAATTTAGAAAACTTAATCACAACAAAGATTTTTTATTTTTATTTCCTGAGAGTTATAGAAGAGCCTTAAGTAAGTAGGCACAAACAATTACTTTAAGATGATTTTATTATTTGTGTTACAGTTTCAGCGCATCTCCAAAAAGTTAGATAATGTTTTTCTATCTTCAGATAGATATAAAATAACATATTTCGATTAGTTTATTACTGTCTATTTCTAGACTAAACTATGTATGAAATAATTGCTCATTGAACTAGCAAAAGTTTCGTTGAGCATTTTAATACTAAAACTGCCAATTTTTATTCAAATATTGATACAACCTCTTTTATCTAACTTTTGGATTTAGCATTTATCCCATCTGATAGAAAGAATTGTTAATCAAAGTTGATAACTTATACATAAGTGAGATTGTTGAGGCAGTTATGAGTATTGAGTATTCTTGCTTGGGTAATTTTAGGAGTTTTAGCAGGTGCGATGCCTAACGGCGGGCTACACCTACGCTAAGGCTATCTATCCTAGTAATCAAGGCGGCGGAATTATCTCTACAATGATTCTGGGTATCATTGGTGCTTTCGTCGGTCAAACTCTGTTTACCTTTCTACAAACAAGAACTTTACAAATTACTGCCGCTGGCACTGGTTTTATTCTTCCTGGTATTTTAGTGGCTGTGTTAGGCACAATTGTTGCTATTTATCTATGGGAATTAATTAGAAGAAGCAGCAATGCCTAATCGTTGATTGGCAATTCTCAACCCGGCGATAATTACTGTATTTTATTAGTTTTCTAGTTTTAAAAGCTATCAAACATCAAATTAGCTTTATCTATATCTAGAAGATACTAGGAAATTAGTCAACCTTTCTGTAAATTCAAAGTTTTTGGAAGTCTAAATCTATGTTTTTTCACAAAAAAGAGCCTATTCATGCCGTTAACGTTACTGAACCAAACCCTCGTTTTGCTCAGTTGCTTTTAGAGCAGTTTGGTGGAGCTACTGGCGAACTTAGTGCAGCACTTCAATATTGGGTTCAATCATTCCATGTCGAAAATCCTGGAATTAAAGATATGCTGCAAGACATTGCAATTGAGGAATTCGGCCATTTAGAAATGGTTGGTAAACTCATTGAAGCTCATACTAAGAATAGCGACCAAACAGAGGCTTATAAAAGTACTCTCTTTGCACTCCGAGGGGTTGGGCCTCATTTTCTAGATAGTCAAGGTCAGGCTTGGACGGCAGCTTACTTGAATGAGGGTGGAGATGTAGTGCGTGATTTGAGAGCTAACGTTGCAGCTGAAGCTGGCGCTCGTCAGACTTACGAAGAATTGATTAAGTTGGCAACTGATAAAGGAACCCAAGAGACTTTAGTCCATCTGTTAACACGAGAAATTTCTCATACCCAGATGTTTATGAAAGCTCTAGACTCGTTGGGTAAGTTGACAGATCCATTCTTTGGTAATATTAAACCAGATGAGACTGTTGCTCTCTACTACAACCTATCTACAAACGGAAATGGTCAAGATGAGCGTGGGCCTTGGAATTCTGAACCAACATTCAAATATATTGCTAATCCTCTAGAAAGTCACTCTTAATTCCAGAGTTTCTAGTTTGAGGATAGGTAATTGGAGCTAAGAATGTTTTTGATTAGTATATTCTGAAAAACTCCCAGTAGTCTGGTGGGCAAACAGCCCACCTTATTTAAAAAATCTTGGGCTATTTACTTGTATATTACACTCAAAAATGTTAGTATTAGCGACTTTTTAAGTAATAAATATAGATTTTAAACTAAGTATTTGGATACTTTTCTTAAATAATATTTAGCAATACTGAAAAAGTCAGAGCGATCGCTCTTCAATAGACCTGTAGCAGAAACCGAAAAACTGATCGATAATTTATTATTGGGCTAATAGCTAAATTAGGTTTAAACCGAATAATCGCAGTATTTTAAGTCGGTTTCAAGGTAACTTTACTATTTGTAGCTTGACTTTCTGAAAATTCAAGTATTTTTGTAATAGGTTTAATATATAGATCAAGATTTCTGACTTCGAAAATTAATTAATTCATTTAAATAACAAGCAAAGCCTAGAATCAGGAGATTACCTTGTGATTGTCAACCCTACGCAAAATGGTTGGGAGGTCATTTATCATCGTGCCCATGCTTTATTAGCAGCTCAACTGGCGGGACAGTGGCGACGTAAAGATGCTCCAGTAAGGTTATATGAAACCCTAGCTGCAATTTCTCATCACGATGACCTAGAAAAAGAGTGGGAAGAAGATATTCTCAGTGAAGGAGGTGCGCCAAACGACTTCACCCTCAACTCAAATGCCGATGTAGATGCCGGTGCTGATAAATTGGCTGAACTGGCAAAGAATGCCCTTTACCGTGGACGATGGGTAGCTTTGTTAATTTCTATGCATATCAGCCGTTTGAATGAGCCAAGCCGGGGTCAGAGTGCCAAGCTAGACAAACTTTTAGATGAGCAACTTAAAAACCAGCAACGTTGGCGTAAGGAACTGGGCATCGAAAAGGAAGATGTTGATTCTGCTTATGCATTTATGCAGTGGTGCGATCGCCTTTCTCTTATTTTATGTCAGCAAGAACTACCTGCTGATGAGCGATTTTTAGAAATTAGCAAGGGCCCTGACGATCAGCGCTATGACATCATGCAGCGCAGTGATAATTTAGTTATTGTCAAACCCTGGCCCTTCCAAGACGATAAATTTACGGTCAACGTTGAAGCCTGCGCCCTATCCCAGGTAAAATTTGAGAGCAACAGCGAACTAACTCAAGCCCTACAAGAAGCCCCCATTAAGGTACTT encodes the following:
- the hemN gene encoding oxygen-independent coproporphyrinogen III oxidase codes for the protein MVFLLPGVKFDLDLIQKYDTRAPRYTSYPPATELSETFTETDFKAAIAASNQRKTPMSLYFHIPFCQSACYFCGCNTVISNNKNIAKPYVESLVQDIKNTAALIDPDRKVLQIHWGGGTPNYLNRDQVELLWKNINRYFNIDSQAEISIEINPRYIDKNYIFFLRQIGFNRISFGIQDFNSQVQVAINRVQPEEMLFDVMSWVKEAKFESVNVDLIYGLPYQTRETFRETLKKTVELDPDRIVVFNFAYVPWIKPTQKNIPQEALPAAEEKLEILKMTIEELTNNQYLFIGMDHFAKTNDELAIAQRNGTLKRNFQGYTTHAETELFGFGATSISMLEDAYAQNHKELKDYYQALAADTLPVSKGIKLTQNDIIRRDVIMGIMSHFQLHKQDIENKYQISFDEYFSEELEALKPLEADGLVSLSKNQIQITDIGRLLVRNIAVIFDTHTRMRETKFSRAI
- a CDS encoding DUF3891 family protein; this translates as MIVNPTQNGWEVIYHRAHALLAAQLAGQWRRKDAPVRLYETLAAISHHDDLEKEWEEDILSEGGAPNDFTLNSNADVDAGADKLAELAKNALYRGRWVALLISMHISRLNEPSRGQSAKLDKLLDEQLKNQQRWRKELGIEKEDVDSAYAFMQWCDRLSLILCQQELPADERFLEISKGPDDQRYDIMQRSDNLVIVKPWPFQDDKFTVNVEACALSQVKFESNSELTQALQEAPIKVLEWTFVKS
- a CDS encoding manganese catalase family protein produces the protein MFFHKKEPIHAVNVTEPNPRFAQLLLEQFGGATGELSAALQYWVQSFHVENPGIKDMLQDIAIEEFGHLEMVGKLIEAHTKNSDQTEAYKSTLFALRGVGPHFLDSQGQAWTAAYLNEGGDVVRDLRANVAAEAGARQTYEELIKLATDKGTQETLVHLLTREISHTQMFMKALDSLGKLTDPFFGNIKPDETVALYYNLSTNGNGQDERGPWNSEPTFKYIANPLESHS